A genomic segment from Torulaspora delbrueckii CBS 1146 chromosome 3, complete genome encodes:
- the BOP3 gene encoding Bop3p (similar to Saccharomyces cerevisiae BOP3 (YNL042W); ancestral locus Anc_2.270), with amino-acid sequence MNTPKNSYSPISHEPPRSLIEVLLGAKIEDTNLGQSALEKGLELRVEQERTKQLYYKLENTTRSIELLRMAREIGVSPQDIPKLFNGEDFNVAMPVPSKDKPTVNVADNTGRQPLSYRFPPAGSTLPPKPVSNSAPIIPAKRTHSPARIGANAVAALNESISLKEEDSSTHLSPFANRPSGNISNHSRNISLPMTKSISPNIPSGMTSILSFGRDSSEQLPGSIANANDSDNYDLRRATMAHKKHRRARSASSFGVIDLKMKEESRQQELPKLKTQINSLPMQPSSTDPEKPHHDYDEKTCSESSSRNGSPTQARSINSVAKLLNSC; translated from the coding sequence ATGAATACTCCGAAGAATTCATACTCCCCTATCAGCCATGAGCCACCTCGATCATTAATTGAAGTGCTCCTTGGAGCCAAGATTGAAGATACCAATTTAGGTCAAAGTGCCCTCGAGAAGGGATTGGAGTTAAgagttgaacaagaacGCACAAAACAACTATACTATAAATTAGAGAATACGACTCGCTCGATTGAATTGCTTAGAATGGCGAGGGAGATTGGTGTCTCACCTCAGGATATACCCAAATTGTTTAATGGTGAAGACTTCAATGTTGCAATGCCAGTCCCTTCGAAGGATAAACCAACCGTGAATGTTGCAGATAATACAGGAAGACAGCCTTTAAGTTATAGATTCCCACCGGCAGGAAGTACTCTGCCGCCAAAGCCTGTTTCCAATTCTGCTCCCATTATACCAGCCAAGCGTACTCACTCCCCGGCAAGGATAGGCGCCAATGCTGTCGCAGCTCTCAACGAGTCTATCTCgttgaaagaggaagatagTTCAACACACTTGTCCCCTTTTGCTAATAGACCTAGTGGGAATATTTCCAATCATAGTCGCAATATTTCATTGCCTATGACCAAATCGATCAGTCCCAATATCCCCTCTGGTATGACATCGATACTaagttttggaagagatAGTTCAGAGCAGCTGCCAGGATCCATTGCAAACGCTAATGACTCAGACAACTACGACCTCAGAAGGGCTACCATGGCACACAAGAAACATCGAAGGGCAAGATCCGCATCGTCATTTGGCGTCATTGATctaaagatgaaagaggAATCCAGGCAACAGGAACTACCAAAGCTTAAGACCCAGATAAACTCGTTACCAATGCAACCCTCATCGACAGATCCAGAGAAGCCCCACCATGACTACGATGAAAAGACCTGTAGTGAAAGTAGCAGTCGCAACGGAAGTCCCACACAAGCTAGAAGTATAAATTCAGTAGCTAAACTACTAAATAGTTGTTGA
- the DPH1 gene encoding 2-(3-amino-3-carboxypropyl)histidine synthase (similar to Saccharomyces cerevisiae DPH1 (YIL103W); ancestral locus Anc_2.272), which produces MTSEVQNQPQPRRRFVGARKKVENNEACACKDSAVVHKPKARISAARAINHIPDEILNDEDLLNAIKLLPQNYNFEIHKTVWNIKKQNAKRVALQMPEGLLIYSLIISDILEQFCDCETVIMGDVSYGACCIDDYTARALDCDFIVHYAHSCLVPIDVTEIKVLYIFVTISIDEEHIIKTLKKNFPKGSRLAAFGTIQFNPTIHSIKDRLLNDVDHMLYVVPPQIKPLSRGEVLGCTSERLNKEQYDAMVYVGDGRFHLESAMIHNPEIPAYRYDPYSRKFTREGYDQRRLVELRTDAIETARHGKTFGLILGALGRQGNLPTVENLEKKLTAAGKTVVKIILSEIFPQKLAMFSDIDVFVQVACPRLSIDWGYAFNKPLLTPYETNVLLTQDVMFTEKYYPMDYYEASGYGRGKIPTHATQSSE; this is translated from the coding sequence ATGACAAGTGAAGTGCAGAATCAACCACAGCctagaagaagattcgTTGGGGCAAGAAAAAAGGTGGAAAATAATGAAGCTTGTGCTTGCAAGGATTCAGCAGTCGTTCATAAACCTAAGGCTAGAATAAGTGCTGCCCGAGCTATTAACCATATACCGGATGAAATTCTAAATGATGAGGATCTCCTGAATGCAATCAAGCTACTTCCTCAGAAttacaattttgaaatacaCAAGACAGTTTGGAATATCAAAAAGCAAAATGCCAAAAGAGTCGCACTGCAGATGCCTGAAGGCTTGTTGATATACTCCTTAATTATAAGTGATATCTTGGAACAGTTTTGCGACTGTGAGACGGTGATAATGGGGGATGTTTCGTATGGTGCATGCTGCATCGACGACTATACGGCAAGAGCCTTAGACTGTGATTTCATCGTTCACTATGCACACTCCTGTCTTGTCCCGATAGATGTGACAGAGATCAAAGTCCTCTACATCTTTGTTACCATCAGCATTGATGAGGAGCATATAATAAAGACATTAAAAAAGAATTTTCCTAAAGGTTCTCGTTTGGCAGCCTTCGGTACCATCCAGTTTAATCCGACAATTCACAGCATAAAGGATCGATTACTCAATGATGTGGATCACATGTTATACGTGGTTCCACCCCAGATTAAACCACTATCAAGAGGTGAGGTTTTAGGCTGTACTTCCGAAAGACTCAACAAAGAACAGTATGACGCGATGGTTTACGTTGGTGACGGAAGATTTCACCTGGAGTCGGCCATGATTCACAATCCAGAAATTCCGGCGTATAGATATGATCCATACAGCAGAAAATTTACTCGAGAGGGCTATGATCAACGTCGTCTTGTCGAGCTCCGGACAGATGCGATTGAAACGGCACGTCATGGTAAAACTTTCGGTCTAATTTTGGGTGCTTTAGGTAGACAAGGAAATCTGCCCACTGTCGAAAATCTAGAGAAAAAACTCACTGCTGCTGGTAAAACAGTGGTAAAAATAATACTCAGTGAGATCTTTCCCCAGAAGCTAGCTATGTTCAGCGACATTGACGTGTTTGTACAGGTCGCTTGTCCCAGACTATCCATCGACTGGGGTTATGCTTTTAACAAACCTCTGTTAACGCCCTACGAAACCAATGTTTTGTTAACTCAAGATGTTATGTTTACAGAAAAATATTACCCAATGGACTACTATGAGGCCAGTGGTTACGGTCGTGGAAAAATTCCAACTCATGCAACTCAGAGTTCTGAATAG
- the SHQ1 gene encoding Hsp90 cochaperone SHQ1 (similar to Saccharomyces cerevisiae SHQ1 (YIL104C); ancestral locus Anc_2.271): MITPKFSVTQDDDFIYINVQISTIRFDAAGLEMVAEGNVFVFHLSPYYLRLRFPYEVVDDERATAKYQAQDESIHIQLPKLEKGKFFEDLDVPTKLLARHGDLVGADEISQQNVDKQRPLIQEIGNEQDNSKKKDLEKISAAGEAFNWEIEQTSEEASDGLLSIKYGFEDSYDSVIGVSVSNGNDINEVDDPEHTSPNDRVKERLRKEDLKFDPEYYVSEYMIRRYAEPDDLEINGIKELLSYTPSLVKEYLKWYKKADDKNAAMPIEFSDQEQSQMQNNIPRKEYLVSDSKRLYITILNLLFAYMFEAIETEGSHTTESAWSIGKLTPQICCLDQQLLLQDTSDSFSIIKAAIITGIRRSLSYPLHRNYELSIKAWNYVYYILRGGKRLAIRCLLDIHEIFRYHDVYYVYNRILMDDLCSWFISAGSENVIRSLAIEAKKEIDQLTKDDIEFNCISGVDEEAVNAVAWEKLTIREMEILAEGQYQESEETN; the protein is encoded by the coding sequence ATGATAACTCCCAAGTTCAGTGTTACtcaagatgatgactttATTTACATTAATGTCCAGATATCTACTATAAGGTTTGATGCTGCTGGGTTGGAGATGGTTGCGGAGGGAAATGTCTTTGTATTCCACTTATCGCCATACTACTTACGATTACGTTTCCCTTACGAAGTTGTTGACGATGAGAGGGCGACTGCTAAATATCAAGCTCAGGATGAGTCAATTCATATACAGCTGCCGAAGCTCGAAAAGGGcaaattttttgaagacttGGATGTTCCAACTAAGCTCTTAGCGAGACATGGAGACCTAGTTGGTGCCGATGAAATTTCTCAGCAAAATGTGGATAAGCAACGGCCACTTATACAGGAAATTGGCAATGAGCAGGATAAttctaagaagaaggacCTAGAGAAAATTAGCGCAGCTGGTGAGGCATTCAATTGGGAAATTGAACAGACCTCGGAGGAAGCAAGTGACGGGTTACTTTCAATCAAATACGGGTTCGAGGATTCATATGATTCAGTGATTGGAGTTTCCGTCTCAAATGGAAATGATATTAACGAGGTAGATGACCCAGAGCACACGAGCCCCAATGATCGTGTAAAAGAGAGGCTACGCAAGGAAGATCTAAAATTTGACCCTGAATACTACGTCTCTGAGTATATGATTCGGCGCTATGCGGAGCCAGATGACCTAGAAATCAACGGAATTAAAGAATTACTGAGTTACACACCTTCTTTAGTAAAAGAATACTTGAAATGGTACAAAAAAGCAGACGACAAGAATGCCGCAATGCCAATAGAATTTAGTGACCAGGAACAAAGCCAAATGCAAAATAACATACCAAGAAAGGAGTATTTGGTCAGCGACTCGAAGAGGCTTTACATTACGATACTCAATCTACTGTTCGCCTACATGTTTGAAGCGATAGAGACAGAGGGAAGTCATACCACAGAATCTGCCTGGTCCATAGGTAAATTGACCCCGCAAATTTGTTGCCTAGATCAACAGTTATTGCTACAAGATACCTCTGactctttttcaatcattAAAGCGGCTATAATCACCGGTATCAGACGTTCTTTGAGTTATCCACTGCATAGGAACTACGAGCTTTCGATCAAGGCGTGGAATTATGTCTACTACATTCTTCGAGGCGGAAAAAGGCTGGCGATCCGTTGCTTATTGGATATTCATGAGATTTTTAGATATCATGACGTTTATTATGTTTACAATAGGATCCTCATGGATGACCTTTGTTCGTGGTTCATTTCTGCAGGTAGTGAGAATGTCATTCGAAGTCTGGCGATTgaggcaaagaaagaaataGATCAACTAACGAAGGACGACATTGAGTTCAATTGTATTTCCGGAGTTGACGAGGAAGCTGTCAATGCAGTAGCATGGGAAAAACTTACCATAAGAGAGATGGAGATACTGGCAGAGGGCCAATATCAAGAATCTGAAGAAACCAATTGA
- the YIP3 gene encoding Yip3p (similar to Saccharomyces cerevisiae YIP3 (YNL044W); ancestral locus Anc_2.269), producing MNQLGTLSQVSRFTEDLSMDRIKTELRSLQSRLASVRPPQEFFNVKNVSKPQNFSDLQSRVSYNLKYYSTNYGLIIGALSVYTLLTNILLLFVIVLVFISIAGINKLDGQDLVTPFGSFKTNQLYTALLFVAVPLGFLASPISTLLWLIGASAVTVFGHASLLEKPIETVFEEESV from the exons ATGAATCAACTTGGAACTTTATCT CAAGTGTCGCGTTTCACCGAAGACCTTTCAATGGATCGTATCAAGACTGAACTAAGATCATTGCAAAGCAGACTTGCCTCTGTTCGTCCCCCTCAGGAGTTTTTCAATGTGAAAAATGTATCCAAACCCCAGAACTTTTCGGACTTACAATCTAGAGTGTCttacaatttgaaatattaTTCTACAAACTATGGTCTTATCATCGGTGCCCTCAGCGTTTACACGTTATTGACAAACATCTTGCTGTTATTTGTGATCGTGCTTGTCTTTATCAGTATCGCGGGGATCAACAAGTTGGATGGACAGGATCTAGTAACGCCTTTCGGTAGTTTCAAGACAAATCAATTGTACACTGCTTTACTGTTTGTTGCTGTGCCATTGGGGTTCCTTGCATCTCCGATCTCCACGTTGCTGTGGCTCATTGGTGCCTCTGCTGTCACTGTATTCGGACATGCTTCGCTTTTAGAGAAGCCCATTGAGACagtatttgaagaagagtcCGTTTAA
- the TDEL0C03940 gene encoding SLM1 family PH domain-containing protein (similar to Saccharomyces cerevisiae SLM1 (YIL105C) and SLM2 (YNL047C); ancestral locus Anc_2.267): protein MTSNISEVLAQQQHNLQHLQNLQQHTRSLTSNEYPSNLSYLPQNSGIRQQYIQEQQPQQPQLPIQSQPQPYPMDGMTSVSPAQNTLTTQAARTNSMSTYQNPNAVPVGCLAPSPVPMQNPQQVQGLLQSQPQSQPQSQPYAQVPLRQQPVQQQAYQMQQNATQQTFNGVGNSSRAALQGRNSLTSNSNVSRARTSIHRSANNANTQQDPRSPLVILMPTSAQPTEVLANRFAAWRSVIRAIITYLTETASIQDEIVRQQLRLTHAVQFPFFAVENQHQPANPEDKSIQKFFLPLGNGSIQDLPTILNQYHGSLASHASRASKELTNEVIPRLEDLRRDLLVKMKEIKSLQSDFKNSCSKELQQTKQDMRNFLESIEESRYGSAKQDPYLTKTILDRQIKKQLTEENFVHEAFDNLENSGAELEKVVVMEIQNALNIYARLLGEEAQLAFDILLSKMETGFFNKNPQFEWENFIMRDPNFIVPNLPMRKMREIVYKNQQDPLTYEIRSGVLERRSKFLKSYSRGYYVLTPSFLHEFKTGDRKKDIVPVMSLSLNECSVAEHSKKGSSDDRFILHAKQNGLIHRGHNWVFRADNYETMMAWFEDLKVFTSANNAQEKAKAVVERLNLDSDGRPKTNGMEAAQQEPARTSMSQPPQENRRISQENHRISQDNRRLSHDNRRDSTDLQSNTNVPASTPRLDNQTNTITTSSIPDTNDFEIDHSIPNIYIDIPANEAKNRGQQM, encoded by the coding sequence ATGACTTCGAATATCTCGGAGGTTTTAGCCCAACAACAACACAATCTGCAACATTTGCAGAATTTACAACAGCACACGAGAAGTTTAACTTCTAATGAATATCCAAGCAATCTGAGTTATCTGCCACAAAATTCAGGTATCAGACAACAGTATATACAGGAACAACAACCACAACAGCCGCAATTGCCTATACAGTCTCAGCCTCAGCCGTACCCCATGGATGGCATGACTTCAGTTTCACCTGCACAGAATACACTTACTACACAAGCAGCTCGCACAAATAGTATGTCCACTTATCAAAATCCTAACGCTGTTCCTGTGGGGTGTCTTGCACCTTCGCCAGTCCCTATGCAAAACCCTCAACAGGTTCAGGGCCTGCTTCAAAGTCAACCCCAAAGTCAACCTCAAAGTCAGCCCTATGCTCAGGTACCACTTCGACAACAGCCGGTGCAACAGCAAGCATATCAGATGCAGCAAAATGCCACTCAACAAACTTTCAATGGTGTGGGCAACTCAAGTAGGGCTGCTTTACAGGGAAGAAACTCTCTGACAAGCAATTCCAATGTCTCGAGGGCGCGTACTTCTATTCATCGCTCCGCGAATAATGCTAATACACAGCAGGATCCTCGTTCTCCGCTAGTTATACTAATGCCAACCAGTGCACAACCGACAGAAGTGTTGGCAAATAGGTTTGCCGCTTGGAGAAGCGTTATAAGAGCTATCATCACATACTTGACTGAAACAGCGTCAATTCAGGATGAAATTGTGAGGCAACAACTAAGGTTAACCCATGCGGTGCAGTTCCCGTTCTTCGCGGTCGAGAATCAACATCAGCCTGCAAATCCAGAGGATAAATCTATTCAAAAGTTTTTTTTGCCTTTAGGCAACGGCTCTATCCAAGACTTGCCTACCATTTTGAATCAGTATCATGGCTCTTTGGCTTCACATGCCTCTCGCGcatcaaaagaattaaCTAATGAGGTTATCCCACGTCTGGAAGACTTGAGACGTGACTTGCTAGTAAAGATGAAGGAGATAAAATCATTGCAATCAGACTTCAAGAACTCATGCTCCAAGGAATTACAGCAAACTAAGCAGGACATGAGGAATTTTTTGGAATCTATAGAGGAATCCAGGTATGGATCAGCGAAGCAAGATCCTTATTTGACAAAGACCATTTTGGATAGACAGATCAAGAAACAGTTGACAGAGGAGAATTTTGTGCACGAGGCATTCGacaacttggaaaattcAGGTGCTGAGCTCGAGAAAGTTGTTGTCATGGAAATTCAAAACGCTCTCAATATATACGCGCGTTTGTTGGGTGAAGAAGCCCAACTAGCATTTGACATATTATTGTCGAAGATGGAGAcaggtttcttcaataagAATCCACAGTTTGAATGGGAAAATTTTATCATGAGAGATCCAAATTTCATAGTTCCAAATTTGCCAATGAGGAAAATGAGGGAGATTGTTTACAAGAACCAACAAGATCCCCTTACGTATGAAATAAGGTCTGGTGTTTTAGAGAGAAGAtcgaaatttttgaagtcCTATTCCCGAGGTTACTACGTTTTGACCCCAAGTTTTCTACATGAATTCAAGACTGGCGACCGAAAGAAGGACATTGTTCCCGTTATGTCGCTATCCCTAAATGAATGTAGTGTTGCCGAACATTCTAAGAAGGGGTCTTCGGACGACAGATTTATCTTACATGCAAAACAGAATGGTTTGATCCATCGTGGTCATAATTGGGTATTCAGAGCCGACAACTATGAGACAATGATGGCTTGGTTTGAAGACTTAAAGGTTTTCACATCAGCCAACAATGCTCAAGAGAAGGCAAAAGCTGTCGTCGAAAGATTAAATCTAGATTCTGACGGAAGACCGAAAACGAATGGCATGGAAGCTGCACAACAAGAACCAGCAAGAACTTCGATGTCTCAACCACCTCAGGAGAATCGCAGGATAAGCCAAGAAAATCATAGGATAAGCCAAGATAATCGCAGATTAAGTCACGACAATCGCCGAGACAGTACTGACCTTCAAAGTAATACTAATGTCCCTGCATCTACACCAAGACTGGACAATCAAACAAACACTATCACGACTTCATCAATTCCTGATACTAATGATTTTGAAATCGATCACTCCATTCCCAACATATACATTGATATTCCCGCAAACGAAGCCAAGAATAGAGGTCAGCAGATGTAG